DNA from Terriglobia bacterium:
AGTGGAAGCCTTCAAGCAGGAGGCCGGCCCGTTCACCGAGGAGCAGGTCAGGACGCTGGAGACGCTGGCGGCGCGGATCACGCAGCGTATTTCAGGGTTGCTGGCGCGCGAGCTGAAGGAAGTACCAGAAAAGCTGGAGCAGGACCGCATGACCGAAGCGGTGCAGCGGTTGTTTCACCTGGAGCAGCTTCAGCAGGCGGTCGCGGAGACGAGGAATTGAGAGAGGTAGCCCGTAGTCGGTAGTCCGTAGTCCGGGAAAAGCAGGGTTTGAATGGATCTGGAAAGCCCACCTGGGCTACCGACTGCGGAATACCGACTGCGGAATTCGAAGTGAGGGAGTAATGGCGAGGAACGGAATCGGAAACGGGAAGAACGAGGTTGTGACCGTCCAGGGGTGGACGACGCTGCAGGCGTACACGGTGGCATGTGTTTGCCTGTTGCTGGGCGGAGTGATCGGCTACTTGCTGCGCGGTTCGGAGCCCGCTGCGGTGGTCCCGGTGCAGGCGGCGCAGGTGCAGGGCAACATAGGCCCGGCGCAAATTCCGGGTTTCGGTAGCCTGCCGGGCGGCGGCAATTCGCCCGAACTGGTGGACAAGGCCGCGCAGCCGATGCTGGAAGCGCTGAAGAGGAATCCCAAGGACGCGGAGACGCTGGCCAAAGTCGGGAACCTGTATTACGACGCGCAGCTTTATACGAGGGCCATCGAGTATTACCAGCAGGCGTTAAGAATCACGCCCAGCAATGTCGACGTCCGCACCGACATGGGCACGGCCCTTTTCTACCTGGGCGATGCCGACAAAGCGTTGGCGGAATTCCAGAAGTCGCTTTCATACCAATCCAATCATCCGAACACCTTGTTTAATACCGGGATCGTAAAGTGGCAGGGAAAGAAAGACACCACGGGAGCGATCGCGGCCTGGGAGCAGTTGCTGAAGACCAACCCGGGATATCCGGAACGCCAGAAAGTGGAGGATTTGCTGAACCGGGCCAAGGAACACGCAAAGGGTTAGGCGCAGGCGGCCGCCCTGATGTGCCTTAATCCAGGCACGGTAGGGCCTGGGGACAAAAGCCGTCACGCACCACCGGAGGAAGCTTTCTCCTACACCTCATCCGGCTTCCTCCGGTTTCTCAGTGGGCCACTGTACGACTAGAAAAGCCGGAGGAACCCTTTCTTCCCCCTCATACTGGTTCCTCCGGATTTTTTTTGCCGCGGCCGAAGACGCGCGCAACCATTGAGGCAGATATGGAAACTTATCTGATAGCGGCATTCTTTGTGTTCGTGGGTCTTGCCTACATAATCTTCGGGAAGATCTCGAGTGTGGCGTACGCCGCCAGGCCATTCGATCCGGAGAGTCCGCCACGTTCACCGGCGCGATACTTCTGGAAGGTATACCGCGAACTTCACCCGGAGAGTTTTCTACCGCAAGCCTGCGCGGCGTGCGTCATCATTGCCCTGATGATCCTGCTTGCGGCCCTGCTCATCCTCATGCACTGACGCGGCGGGAGCCGGCGCTGCGGTATCATGCCTTACATGATTGGTATTCGTCGTTTCTTGCCTCTGTTTCTGTTCGCCGCTGCTGCAGTTTCCGCGGCACAGCAGGCGCCCGCCAAGCCGAACTTCACCGGGACATGGAATGTGGATCTGCAGAAGAGCGATTTCGGCGGCCTGGAGACGCCGCAGTCGGCCCGCTACCTGATCCGGCAACTGGGGTCCAAGATCGAAATGCAATACGAGCTGGACAGTCACGTCACGCGGGTGGACGTCACCCCGGACGGCGAGGAGCACGTGCTCGAAACCGGGCCCGATACCGAGAACCTGGCAAGGGTGTACTGGTCGGGCTCCGTGCTGGTGTTCGAGGGGCGGGTCCGGCCGCTGCCTTCCAGCAGCGCGCTGCCGGTGAAATGGACCAGCCGGTGGTCGCTGTCGCCGGACAAGAA
Protein-coding regions in this window:
- a CDS encoding tetratricopeptide repeat protein, which codes for MARNGIGNGKNEVVTVQGWTTLQAYTVACVCLLLGGVIGYLLRGSEPAAVVPVQAAQVQGNIGPAQIPGFGSLPGGGNSPELVDKAAQPMLEALKRNPKDAETLAKVGNLYYDAQLYTRAIEYYQQALRITPSNVDVRTDMGTALFYLGDADKALAEFQKSLSYQSNHPNTLFNTGIVKWQGKKDTTGAIAAWEQLLKTNPGYPERQKVEDLLNRAKEHAKG